The Oceanococcus sp. HetDA_MAG_MS8 nucleotide sequence CATCCTTCCCGTCTGTCCAAGTGATTGCTGATATGGACGCTACTCAGGTGCTCGCCTTTGCCTTGAGCTTCTTTGTGATTGCCTTGAGCCCTGGGCTCTGTATGACCTTGGCGCTGTCGCTAGGTATCCGAATCGGGCTGCGCCGCAGCTTGTGGATGATGCTGGGGGAGCTCATTGGGATTACCCTGGTCGGTGCTGCCGCTCTGGCCGGCGTTGGTACTTTGCTCATGCAGTCGCCCGCTGTGTTTTCCGTCGCAAAGCTGCTGGGCGCTGCCTTCCTGTTGTGGTCGGCATGGGGCGCTTGGAATTCCCCTGCGCCCATTTCCCTGGACAGCCCTGAGCTTGTCGTCGGGGTTTCCCAACTGTTTTCCCAGGGCTTTGTGACCGCCGCATTGAATCCCAAAGCCTGGGTATTTTTTGCGGCGTTGCTGCCGCCATTCATCAACCCACAGCAACCGCTGTTACCGCAGGCCTGCGTCCTGCTGGGCCTGATGGTGGTCATCGAGTTTTGCTGTCTGCTGATCTACGCCCAGGGCGGCCGGGTGCTGCGCGACTCCTTGGTTCAGCGTGGATTGGGACAATGGCTTAACCGTACCAGCGCAGTCTTGATGGCGGGCGTCGCCATGTGGTTGATACTGAGTTGAGCGCTGCTGTGCGCGAGTGACCGAGGGAACTCTGTTGCTTGGATACCCGGTGGTTGCACCCTGATGCTCGGTTGTTGTCCAAACTGGATGGACGACTTCCAGCCTCGGTAATATCGAGCGTAGTAGCATGAGGACACCCAAGGCGGCGATGAGCATCTACATACCTCCAACGAACCAAAAACCTTCTGAGGAGTCGCAGGATCATGGCAACTCTTCCAAAGCACCAGCAGCGTCCACGGCTTCGGCCGCAACTGGGTCCGAGTTTCCTCCGCCTCGCGGGAGAGGGAAGCTGGTGCTGGGCTTATTGCTGGTGATTGTTTGTTTAGCGAGTGCAGGCGCTGGCTATGCTCTGTGGGACAGTGGCGTTTTCCGGTCCCAGCCAAGCTTAGAAGGGCATGAATTTTCAGAAATCTTCCGAACCATCTCCAATGCTGCTGAGCTGCGCGCCACGGTGACTCGCAAACTGGAGCTCGATCGGGCGTATCTACAAGAGGCCCAAGAGCGTAACGAGGAACAAATGGCCTTGACATTTCAGATGAGTGTTAAACAGTCCATCGAGGATTACCGCAACGCTGGCAGCAATTGGGCCAGTGCCCTGGTGACATTGCATCCGTTTTACTTGCGCCAGCCAGAGCAAGTCCAGGCTTACTTTGCTACGGCCAAAGCTGAGCTCAGCGCCACGCAAAAAACTGCCAAAGAAGCCATCGATACCTCATTGCGTTTGCTGGAATCGGTGCCAGCAAACGGCTCCGCTCAGGATTACTTCAGTGCGCAGCTAATCGCTGAGCCGCAGATCTGAAACACTGAGACCCAACCAGAGCCGCAACTCAGGAGAAACGCCATGCCCTATGCTCAGCTCCGATATACGCCAGCTCTGATCTTGGCGATTCTGTTTGCCTCCTGCGCTACCCAATCCACAAGTAGTACCGAAGCCTTATTTGCTGCCGCAGGGGCTCCCATTGCTACACCCAAAAGCTCGAACAGTGCCGGCATATTTGCTCTGGGCGGCGCCGCGGGATGCGCTATTGCGGCTGCGCTGGTGGGGGGCAGTAAATCTGCGGTCGGCACTTCAGCCGCAGTGTGCGGAGCCGCGGGTGCCGTGGTTGGTGGTCTCTCTGACCAGGGCCGGAATCAATACAACGCTCAAAAAGTGGAATACCAGCGGCGCTTCAACGCTGCGGAAGACGAGATTTACCAAGCCGACCTGCAGGCGCGGCAGGCTGAAGAGGCTATCGCACAAACTCGACGTGAGCTAGAGCAACTCAACCGGCGAACCCGCTCGGACCAGGCCTATGTGGCGCAAGCCGAAGAACTACGCAATACCCTGAATACACAGCGTTTGGCCTTGAGAGAGCAACGCCTGAATCTGCAAACCCGCAAACGCTTGGTCGATGAAGAGTTAGCGGCCGTGCAGGATTTGTTGAATGCCACCCCGAATGACCAGCAGTTACTGCAAGCCAAAGCGACCTTAGAAGCACAGCGCAACAAGTTGCTCGCCTCCATACAGCGTCTCAATGGCGTGGAGCAAAGCATTCAGGAAGAAGTTGCCAGCGCCGACCAAACCATCAACCGGAGGCGCTGATGCGGGTTGCACTACTCAGCGTGGTTTTGCCAATCATTCTGCTCGGTTGCGCTACCGATTGTGGGAAGAGCACCGCAGGGTGGAGTGCGGCTTGCGGGGTCAAGCATGCCATGGGCTCCAATACGCAGACTCAAGCCTATCTTGACGAGCAGCGGCAGCGTGCTGAAGAGCGCGAAGCGCAGGTGGCGGCCGCGCAAACACGCAGCCAAGAGCTGCAAGTGCAGCTACGAAGGGCACAGACCGAACTTGCGGCGGTTGAGCGGTCCACGTCCCCGCTGCGCCAGAAAGCCGCAGCATTACGTCAGGAAATGGGGAAGAAGACAGCGGAAATCGAGTTGATTCAGCAAGACATTCAGTCTCTGCAAAGCCAAATACAAGCACTAGAGGCTAAGAAAGATAAGGCCGATGCCGACTGGGCGCGGCGCCAAGCCCTCCTGGATGAGTTGGCCAGGCAGCAACAAACTATCAACGAACTGGACCGCTACATTGAGCAGCAGCTCCTGGATCGCGCAGCGGAAATTCTTCGCAATGCTTAGGCACTGGGCCTGCGCTGGGTTGCTTCTTGCGCCGCTGTGGGTTTTGGCCGCGCCTGTGGTCTTCGACGATGGAACCTACAAGGCTTTGCTGGAATCCGAGGCCTGCCAAGCCCCAGTGACCGTACGGGTCGAAGCGACATCACCAGACGATTTTGGCTATCTGAATCAGCGCTTCCAGGATGCCATTTCGCAAATTGCCACCAAGGCATGGCTACGCTGCCCCCAGGCCCGTGAGCTACACATACAAGCCATGATGTCTCCGGCGACACAGCCGGTGATGGAGTTCCCGGTGCGGGTGGCTGAGCAGTGGAGGATTACTCCGCCACAAACGACGGACCCAACCCGGGTCGCTGAACCCGCTGCGACTCCGGAAGCTGCGCCGTCGATGG carries:
- a CDS encoding LysE family translocator, producing the protein MDATQVLAFALSFFVIALSPGLCMTLALSLGIRIGLRRSLWMMLGELIGITLVGAAALAGVGTLLMQSPAVFSVAKLLGAAFLLWSAWGAWNSPAPISLDSPELVVGVSQLFSQGFVTAALNPKAWVFFAALLPPFINPQQPLLPQACVLLGLMVVIEFCCLLIYAQGGRVLRDSLVQRGLGQWLNRTSAVLMAGVAMWLILS